A window of Leptotrichia wadei contains these coding sequences:
- the uvrB gene encoding excinuclease ABC subunit UvrB encodes MDFKIHSKFQPTGDQPQAIQKIVENLENGITDQILLGVTGSGKTFTVANVIEKINRPALIMAPNKTLAAQLYNEYKQFFPENAVEYFVSYYDYYQPEAYIMQTDTYIEKDSSINDEIDKLRHAATAALLNRRDVIIVASVSAIYGLGSPEAYKKRSIPIDVETGFERNELIKRLISLRYERNDIAFERGKFRVKGDILDLHPSYQDTGYRFEFFGDDLESISEINTLTGQKIRNIKRITIMPATHYLTNEDTKVMFEAIKKEMEERVHFFQKEGKLLEAQRIEQRTKYDLEMIEEIGYCKGVENYSRYLTGKSEGEAPDTLIDYFPEDLVVFLDESHISVPQINGMYKGDRARKQSLIDNGFRLPSAYDNRPLKFEEFFEKVPQAVYISATPSDYELEHSNGEVVEQLVRPTGIVEPSIDIRETKNQIDDLIDEIKTRTARKERILVTTLTKKMAEELTDYYLEYGIKVKYMHSDIDTLERTEIIRGLRKGEFDVLVGINLLREGLDIPEVSLVAILEADKEGYLRSRRSLIQTMGRAARNVEGHVILYADRITGSMQEAIDEVNRRREVQEKYNLENNINPKSIVREIAESIVDYEIEKENEANKAIKQYKSEKEVEKEIKKLDKQIKKLAEELNFEEAIKLRDKMNELKKLLIEL; translated from the coding sequence ATGGATTTTAAAATACATTCAAAATTTCAGCCGACTGGAGATCAGCCTCAGGCTATCCAAAAAATTGTAGAAAACTTGGAAAATGGTATTACAGATCAGATTTTGCTTGGGGTTACGGGTTCAGGAAAGACATTTACAGTTGCGAATGTTATTGAAAAAATAAATCGTCCAGCTTTGATAATGGCACCAAACAAGACACTCGCAGCACAGCTTTACAATGAATATAAGCAGTTTTTTCCTGAAAATGCTGTTGAATATTTTGTGTCTTATTACGATTATTACCAGCCTGAAGCGTATATTATGCAAACTGATACATATATTGAAAAAGACTCTTCAATTAATGATGAGATTGATAAATTGCGGCATGCAGCGACAGCGGCACTTTTGAACAGAAGAGATGTTATTATTGTGGCTTCTGTTTCGGCAATTTATGGATTGGGGTCGCCAGAGGCATATAAAAAGAGATCAATTCCGATTGATGTAGAGACAGGGTTTGAGAGAAATGAGCTTATAAAAAGGCTGATTTCACTTAGATATGAGAGAAACGATATTGCATTTGAGCGTGGAAAATTTCGTGTGAAAGGTGATATTCTTGATTTACATCCGTCTTATCAGGATACAGGGTACCGTTTTGAATTTTTTGGAGATGATTTGGAAAGCATTTCAGAGATTAATACGCTTACTGGACAGAAAATTAGAAATATAAAAAGAATCACAATAATGCCTGCAACTCACTATTTGACAAATGAAGATACAAAAGTGATGTTCGAGGCAATAAAAAAGGAAATGGAAGAAAGAGTGCATTTTTTCCAGAAAGAGGGAAAATTGCTGGAAGCACAAAGAATTGAGCAAAGAACAAAGTATGATTTGGAAATGATTGAGGAAATCGGGTATTGTAAAGGAGTGGAAAACTATTCTAGGTATTTGACTGGGAAGAGTGAAGGAGAAGCACCTGATACATTAATTGACTATTTTCCAGAGGATTTAGTCGTATTTCTGGACGAGTCGCACATTTCAGTTCCACAGATAAATGGGATGTATAAGGGAGATAGGGCAAGAAAGCAGTCTTTAATTGACAATGGATTTAGGCTTCCAAGCGCTTACGACAACCGTCCGTTGAAATTTGAGGAATTTTTTGAAAAAGTTCCACAAGCTGTGTATATTTCAGCCACTCCAAGTGATTACGAGCTGGAACATTCAAATGGTGAAGTTGTAGAGCAGCTTGTCCGTCCAACAGGAATTGTAGAGCCAAGTATCGATATTCGTGAAACAAAAAATCAAATTGATGACTTGATAGATGAAATAAAAACAAGAACAGCAAGAAAAGAACGAATTTTAGTTACAACCTTGACAAAAAAAATGGCAGAAGAACTGACAGATTACTATTTGGAATATGGAATAAAAGTAAAATATATGCACTCTGACATTGATACGCTAGAAAGAACAGAGATAATAAGAGGCTTGAGAAAAGGTGAATTTGATGTTCTGGTTGGAATAAACTTGCTACGGGAAGGGCTGGATATTCCAGAAGTTTCATTAGTGGCAATTTTGGAAGCAGACAAGGAAGGATATTTACGTTCTAGAAGATCTTTAATTCAGACAATGGGACGTGCCGCAAGAAACGTGGAAGGACATGTTATCCTGTATGCCGACAGAATAACAGGCTCTATGCAGGAAGCCATTGACGAAGTAAACAGACGGCGTGAAGTTCAGGAAAAATACAACTTGGAAAACAATATTAATCCAAAATCAATCGTAAGAGAAATCGCAGAGTCAATCGTAGACTATGAAATTGAAAAAGAAAATGAAGCAAACAAAGCAATTAAGCAGTATAAGAGTGAAAAAGAGGTGGAAAAGGAAATTAAAAAACTCGACAAACAAATCAAGAAATTGGCTGAAGAGCTTAATTTTGAGGAAGCTATTAAATTAAGGGATAAAATGAATGAATTGAAAAAGTTGTTAATTGAACTGTAA
- the lepB gene encoding signal peptidase I — translation MNILLWGAFYIIATLFLLYFFIREKQVIQWIRIKEDETLQKVSLEKSDKNFMVGNVLTIVALIITAVFLVVVDKSKDPNIWIKVWGIYGVFALNIIVYVLRKQHEWIFLLNLIMLFLGKLMFNILDTNFYIYLIINVVISLILIYLFKELSTEKITEQSILKEATQGNEKLEKIVTESKIRNEGVSEIFKKIFPNDNLSVEERIAKEKRKRSTFGKALTRIDNALLAVILVAVIQMFYIGNYVIPTGSMEPTILVKDRVFTNMVKYHFSNPKVGQIIAFKEPMTDKVMYTKRIVGEPGTTLQIAKGKMTTNEFEIANINNDPKYPTTANSRKEFNEEMKKYNEAMDKFNSEKVKAVGGAIMLNDKKSEVLERLTPQKFYLPEGLLMNNKIYIPKKGDKVKLDKVIVINKVFGQTTDGTLIGQVDWESYYDGKGFKNITGKEFLELIKTDKNFKDIIGNDDEFTADPRNTLTNKYYTFTLKVEGRNEMVMPIMDFKYNDELFKKLLNGETITLDKNYYMAMGDNTSNSKDTRYFGLVAEPRIKGELLVRWWPLTRIGLL, via the coding sequence ATGAATATATTATTATGGGGAGCTTTTTATATTATTGCAACATTATTTTTACTATATTTCTTTATTAGAGAGAAGCAAGTTATTCAGTGGATAAGAATAAAAGAGGATGAAACATTGCAAAAAGTTTCGCTTGAGAAAAGTGATAAAAACTTTATGGTAGGAAATGTATTGACAATAGTTGCGTTAATTATTACAGCAGTATTTTTAGTAGTTGTGGATAAAAGTAAAGATCCTAATATATGGATAAAAGTTTGGGGAATTTATGGAGTATTTGCTTTAAATATTATAGTTTACGTGCTTAGAAAACAGCATGAATGGATATTCTTGCTAAATCTTATTATGTTATTTTTAGGGAAGTTGATGTTTAATATTTTGGATACAAATTTTTATATTTATCTAATAATAAATGTTGTGATTTCATTGATTCTTATTTATTTATTTAAGGAATTATCGACAGAAAAAATTACAGAGCAGTCAATTTTGAAGGAAGCTACACAAGGTAATGAAAAATTAGAAAAAATTGTAACAGAGTCAAAAATAAGAAATGAAGGTGTATCAGAAATATTTAAAAAAATATTTCCAAATGATAATCTTTCTGTAGAAGAAAGAATTGCAAAAGAAAAAAGAAAGAGAAGTACATTTGGAAAAGCATTGACAAGAATTGATAATGCATTACTTGCAGTTATTTTAGTAGCTGTTATTCAAATGTTTTATATTGGAAATTATGTTATTCCGACAGGTTCAATGGAACCTACAATATTAGTTAAGGATAGAGTATTCACAAATATGGTAAAATATCACTTTTCAAATCCAAAGGTTGGTCAAATAATTGCATTTAAAGAACCAATGACTGATAAAGTGATGTATACGAAAAGAATAGTTGGAGAGCCAGGAACAACGCTTCAAATTGCAAAAGGGAAAATGACTACTAATGAATTTGAAATTGCAAATATTAATAATGATCCAAAATATCCGACAACAGCCAATAGTAGAAAAGAATTTAATGAAGAAATGAAAAAGTATAATGAAGCTATGGATAAATTTAATTCTGAGAAAGTTAAAGCTGTTGGTGGGGCAATAATGTTAAATGATAAAAAATCAGAAGTTTTAGAAAGATTGACACCGCAAAAATTTTATCTTCCTGAAGGTTTACTTATGAATAATAAAATTTATATTCCTAAAAAAGGAGATAAAGTGAAACTGGATAAAGTTATTGTAATTAATAAAGTATTTGGACAAACGACTGACGGTACTTTAATTGGGCAAGTTGACTGGGAAAGTTATTATGATGGAAAAGGTTTTAAAAATATCACAGGAAAAGAATTTTTAGAATTAATAAAGACGGATAAAAACTTTAAGGATATAATTGGAAATGATGATGAATTTACTGCTGATCCAAGAAATACATTGACAAATAAATATTACACGTTTACTTTAAAAGTGGAAGGCAGAAATGAAATGGTTATGCCAATTATGGATTTTAAATATAATGATGAATTGTTTAAAAAATTATTAAATGGAGAAACTATAACGCTTGATAAAAACTATTATATGGCTATGGGAGATAACACTTCAAACAGTAAAGATACCAGATATTTTGGACTTGTGGCTGAACCTAGAATTAAAGGGGAATTGCTTGTGAGATGGTGGCCTTTAACTAGAATAGGGCTGTTATAA
- a CDS encoding arsenate reductase family protein, whose translation MNKLYCYPRCTTCKKAVKWLEENGIDYEYKHIVEETPSKEDIKKYYKKSGLPLKRFFNTSGNVYKELNLKEKLAEMSEDEQFELLASNGMVLKRPLLVGKDFVLVGFKEAEWIEKLK comes from the coding sequence ATGAACAAACTATATTGTTACCCAAGATGCACAACCTGTAAAAAGGCTGTAAAATGGCTGGAGGAAAATGGAATTGATTATGAATATAAGCACATTGTGGAAGAAACACCGTCGAAGGAAGATATTAAGAAATATTATAAAAAAAGCGGATTGCCGTTAAAAAGATTTTTTAATACAAGCGGTAATGTTTACAAAGAGCTAAACTTGAAGGAAAAATTGGCAGAGATGTCAGAAGATGAACAGTTTGAATTACTTGCAAGCAATGGAATGGTATTGAAAAGACCACTTTTGGTAGGGAAGGATTTTGTGCTGGTTGGATTTAAGGAAGCTGAGTGGATTGAAAAATTGAAATAA
- a CDS encoding GNAT family N-acetyltransferase, with protein sequence MENIVSELVKIHNENFKNKVEDKYFSEMILGEQYEIYCLFNFLGKNIFVKKLENESGKENKNLGENQKGEINFDKNRENEKNVLGYIVFYGTIESTDIFEVAIKKEYQGRGFGKKLLIESMKDLIEDKKNIEIKNKFLLEVNEKNKKALKLYKKIGFEEISIRKNYYGKDENAVIMIKYY encoded by the coding sequence ATGGAAAATATTGTGAGTGAATTGGTAAAAATTCATAATGAAAACTTTAAAAATAAAGTTGAAGATAAATATTTTTCTGAAATGATATTAGGTGAGCAGTATGAAATATACTGCTTATTTAATTTTTTGGGGAAAAATATTTTTGTGAAAAAATTAGAAAATGAGAGTGGAAAAGAAAATAAAAATTTGGGAGAAAATCAAAAAGGGGAAATAAATTTTGACAAAAATAGGGAAAATGAAAAAAATGTGTTGGGATATATTGTATTTTATGGTACAATAGAGAGCACGGATATTTTTGAGGTAGCGATAAAAAAGGAATATCAAGGGCGAGGTTTTGGTAAAAAATTGTTAATTGAAAGTATGAAAGATTTAATAGAAGATAAGAAAAATATCGAAATTAAAAATAAATTTTTGTTGGAAGTTAATGAGAAAAATAAGAAGGCACTAAAACTTTATAAAAAAATTGGATTTGAGGAAATTTCCATAAGGAAAAATTATTATGGGAAAGATGAAAATGCAGTAATAATGATAAAATATTATTAA
- a CDS encoding DEAD/DEAH box helicase: MGHKSISLELKKQITPSIFVIGQEYYNESLGNITALFADGNFMTVEGEYKENSLCKTSITVEQKKGEFIEANCDCMFFKNNKKNCCKHIVTLGMMADHSEKISKVIGTDEIEMMFEDDFEEDNKKMAQIKEKRKKEKEKAAKSVKRKETEDDGKNKSRQRVKLREEKLNAASFAKSEGTSVEADNLLNNGNLENINLKNKSEKVRFEVFGEGGENAENTGFLEKNGTADFQEMENNEEILENVENISEKINEIYNLHLESENIDDEEKQEMRLEVEIDEGSYSDYKYGYDYNQENNVPDYILRIKAGFKKIYYVKDILKFIEAIVKEKEYEVTSKITYSPKNCFFNETNQKIINAIYEYSKEIQSVINSGIKDKKGLKVYEMLLNKLLTAMEKGKNLVLLGETKQIMNSYEPLFVVENDRIAMRNIEKISENSPFYTFANDTTKVFKMDENEERFFGKFDFLDTELFNQLSNEDNRKLCAVLGYENVNIAEYVEEDGCIDIFVSETDEKEIVKVNLSNTVCAIEKNGKYFIPRKNAKIFEELKKLVEGYSITNVELIEGTYNVNYEGLGKISEYIDKKYADKVKIHLENKIKNARNIDVHIGIKKVENNFLNVSFDIEGIKTEDVEIVMEAIKNEQKYITLSSGELVKIANKSIEELVGIVDSISNLKVGENKISKIKALQLAQISKNIQEDLVKMDEFKDLFHKIKNREEIEPNNIKVNLFPYQKLGFNWLKNMYDIGFGGILADDMGLGKTLQTISLLNEIYQENRNFTALIIVPSSLLYNWKEEIIKFTGITPTLIEGTAAQRKEIISKGSKGFLITTYQALRNDIEEYKNREFDVVVLDEAQNIKTTTSQIKKAVMKINSKVNFALTGTPVENNILELWSIFDFVIPGYLDNLTKFKKTYKEAIVNPNSSKINNLREIIAPFLLRRTKKEVLTELPDKIESNMVVTLSTEQKQLYMSYIKQAKSEMKKFNENDNNRMKILAILTKLRQICNSPTLFKEDYKGEVAKLEVLRDILPDITENGHRLLIFSQFVGTLKEIEKELADMGIEYFYIDGNVKSKERVDICNKFNAGERQVVLISLKAGGTGLNLVGADVVIHYDPWWNIAVENQASDRAYRIGQKKSVQVIKLVTEGTIEEKIIKIQESKRQLSENLLESKDGEKVLFEMSDKELMELLS, from the coding sequence ATGGGACATAAGAGTATTTCATTAGAATTAAAAAAACAAATCACACCGAGTATTTTTGTAATAGGACAGGAATATTATAATGAAAGTTTGGGAAATATAACTGCACTTTTTGCTGACGGGAATTTTATGACAGTGGAAGGAGAATATAAGGAAAACAGTTTGTGTAAAACTTCTATTACAGTTGAACAGAAAAAGGGTGAATTTATAGAGGCTAATTGTGACTGTATGTTTTTTAAGAATAATAAAAAAAATTGCTGTAAACATATTGTAACACTTGGTATGATGGCAGATCATTCAGAAAAGATTTCAAAGGTTATTGGGACTGATGAGATTGAAATGATGTTTGAGGATGATTTTGAAGAGGATAATAAAAAAATGGCTCAAATCAAGGAAAAACGGAAAAAAGAAAAGGAAAAGGCTGCAAAGAGTGTTAAAAGGAAGGAAACTGAAGACGATGGAAAAAATAAATCACGTCAGAGAGTTAAACTTCGGGAAGAAAAACTTAATGCAGCAAGTTTTGCTAAATCAGAAGGAACTTCTGTGGAGGCGGATAATCTTCTTAATAATGGAAATTTGGAAAATATTAATTTAAAAAATAAAAGTGAGAAAGTTAGATTTGAAGTTTTCGGAGAAGGTGGAGAGAATGCTGAAAATACTGGGTTTTTGGAGAAAAATGGAACAGCTGACTTTCAAGAGATGGAAAATAATGAGGAAATATTGGAAAATGTGGAAAATATTTCTGAAAAGATTAACGAAATTTACAATCTTCATCTGGAAAGTGAAAATATAGATGATGAGGAAAAGCAGGAAATGCGGCTGGAAGTGGAAATTGATGAAGGAAGTTACAGTGACTATAAATACGGATATGACTATAATCAGGAAAATAATGTCCCAGATTATATTTTGCGGATAAAGGCAGGATTTAAGAAAATATATTATGTAAAGGATATTTTGAAATTTATTGAGGCTATTGTAAAGGAAAAAGAGTATGAAGTTACTTCTAAAATTACATATAGTCCGAAAAACTGCTTTTTCAATGAAACTAACCAGAAAATAATCAATGCGATTTATGAATATAGCAAAGAGATTCAAAGTGTAATAAACAGCGGAATTAAAGATAAAAAAGGCTTAAAAGTCTATGAAATGCTTTTAAATAAGCTGCTTACGGCTATGGAAAAGGGGAAGAATCTGGTTTTATTGGGAGAAACTAAACAGATAATGAATAGTTACGAGCCTTTGTTTGTTGTGGAAAATGACAGAATTGCAATGAGAAATATTGAAAAAATTTCTGAGAACAGTCCATTTTATACATTTGCAAATGATACGACAAAAGTTTTTAAAATGGATGAAAATGAAGAAAGATTTTTTGGGAAATTTGATTTTCTGGATACAGAACTGTTTAATCAGCTTTCAAATGAGGATAATAGAAAATTATGTGCAGTTTTAGGATATGAGAATGTTAATATTGCAGAATATGTTGAAGAGGACGGATGTATTGATATATTTGTATCGGAAACTGATGAGAAAGAAATTGTGAAAGTAAATTTATCAAATACTGTTTGTGCGATAGAGAAAAATGGGAAGTACTTTATTCCTAGAAAAAATGCGAAAATATTTGAAGAGTTGAAAAAACTTGTGGAAGGTTATTCTATTACAAATGTGGAACTGATTGAAGGAACTTATAATGTAAATTATGAAGGGCTGGGAAAAATTTCAGAGTATATTGATAAAAAATATGCGGATAAAGTGAAAATTCATTTGGAAAATAAAATAAAAAATGCACGAAATATTGATGTTCATATTGGAATAAAAAAAGTTGAAAATAATTTTTTAAATGTCAGTTTTGATATTGAAGGAATAAAGACTGAAGATGTGGAAATTGTAATGGAAGCTATAAAAAATGAGCAGAAGTATATAACTCTTTCAAGTGGGGAATTGGTAAAAATTGCCAATAAAAGTATTGAAGAATTAGTTGGAATTGTAGATTCCATTTCTAATTTGAAGGTTGGAGAAAATAAAATTTCTAAAATAAAAGCTCTTCAGCTTGCTCAAATTTCCAAAAATATTCAGGAAGATCTTGTAAAAATGGATGAATTTAAAGATTTATTTCATAAAATAAAAAATCGTGAAGAAATTGAGCCAAATAATATAAAGGTAAATTTATTTCCTTATCAAAAATTGGGATTTAACTGGCTGAAGAATATGTATGACATTGGATTTGGAGGGATTCTTGCTGATGATATGGGGCTTGGTAAAACTTTACAGACAATTTCACTGCTAAATGAAATTTATCAGGAAAATCGTAATTTTACAGCATTAATTATTGTTCCAAGTTCACTTCTTTATAACTGGAAGGAAGAAATTATTAAGTTTACTGGGATAACTCCAACTTTAATTGAGGGGACAGCAGCTCAAAGAAAGGAAATTATTTCAAAAGGCTCAAAAGGATTTTTAATAACAACTTATCAAGCATTGAGAAATGATATTGAGGAATATAAGAATAGAGAATTTGACGTAGTAGTGCTAGATGAGGCTCAAAATATAAAAACAACAACTTCTCAAATAAAGAAGGCTGTTATGAAAATTAACAGTAAAGTAAATTTTGCATTGACAGGAACACCAGTCGAAAATAATATTTTAGAATTGTGGTCAATTTTTGACTTTGTAATACCTGGTTATCTCGATAATTTGACAAAATTTAAGAAAACTTATAAGGAAGCCATCGTAAATCCAAATTCTTCAAAAATAAACAATTTACGTGAAATTATTGCTCCATTTCTGCTAAGAAGAACAAAGAAGGAAGTGCTAACTGAATTGCCTGATAAAATTGAATCTAATATGGTTGTAACGTTAAGTACAGAGCAAAAACAATTGTATATGTCTTATATTAAGCAGGCTAAGAGTGAAATGAAGAAATTTAACGAAAATGATAATAATCGAATGAAAATACTTGCAATTTTGACAAAACTGCGTCAAATTTGTAATTCTCCAACTTTATTTAAGGAGGACTATAAGGGGGAAGTAGCAAAACTGGAAGTGTTACGTGATATTTTGCCGGATATAACTGAAAATGGGCATAGGTTATTGATATTTTCACAGTTTGTCGGTACTTTGAAGGAAATTGAGAAGGAACTTGCAGATATGGGAATTGAGTATTTTTATATTGATGGAAATGTGAAGTCTAAAGAAAGAGTTGATATTTGTAATAAATTTAATGCTGGAGAGCGGCAAGTGGTGCTGATTTCGTTAAAGGCAGGTGGAACTGGACTAAATCTTGTCGGGGCAGATGTTGTAATTCATTATGATCCTTGGTGGAATATCGCTGTGGAAAATCAGGCGAGCGACAGGGCATATAGAATTGGACAGAAAAAAAGTGTGCAGGTTATAAAACTTGTGACAGAAGGTACGATTGAAGAAAAAATTATAAAAATTCAGGAAAGCAAGCGTCAATTGAGTGAAAACCTGCTGGAAAGCAAAGATGGGGAAAAGGTTCTGTTTGAAATGAGTGATAAGGAGTTAATGGAACTTTTAAGTTAA
- the rplS gene encoding 50S ribosomal protein L19, with amino-acid sequence MKEKLIELVEKNYLKADVPQFKAGDTVAVHYKVKEGNKERIQVFEGVVIRVSGGSVAKNFTVRKVSQGIGVERIIPLNSPLVEKIEVKRIGKVRRSKLYYLRNLSGKAARIKEIRK; translated from the coding sequence TTGAAAGAGAAATTAATCGAATTAGTAGAAAAAAATTACTTGAAGGCTGATGTACCTCAATTTAAAGCAGGGGATACAGTTGCTGTTCACTACAAGGTAAAAGAAGGAAACAAAGAAAGAATACAGGTTTTTGAAGGTGTAGTTATTAGAGTTTCTGGTGGAAGCGTTGCTAAAAACTTCACAGTTAGAAAAGTATCGCAAGGAATCGGTGTAGAAAGAATCATTCCTTTAAATTCTCCATTAGTAGAAAAAATCGAAGTTAAGAGAATTGGTAAAGTAAGAAGATCTAAATTATACTACTTGAGAAACTTATCAGGAAAAGCTGCTAGAATTAAAGAAATTAGAAAGTAG
- the sppA gene encoding signal peptide peptidase SppA gives MFILKMLLEIVIMLILCVILNLIFIKKILRVKNKKKLPLKKVKTVVFDVKKLKEDVAMSALKGKEKLSYYQILQGLNNLLEDKNIKKVIIDVDKLNLTLSQLEEVSKVFDKIRKNKEVVAIGTLFEESRYREAMLADKIFMFDTRQSTMIFRGYLHKEFYLKSFLEKFGIRMNVLHIGDYKVAGEKFSHNQMSEEKKESIKNIKDKVFEDFLELVKSKRGVDIENEILSGNLIFAGAKKALEYKLIDGVADYDEIGINYKEDTVSIEEYIGMLKEKKEKAKDTIAVVNLEGVIDVKNPNKNITYENVCEKLEELKEIKNLKGLVLRINSPGGSALVSEKIYKKLKKLTVPIYVSMGDVCASGGYYIATTGKKLFANNFTLTGSIGVVMMYPEVAGTMKKLDVNLEGFGKGVGFDMLNPFEELGNDSREKLIYNMNEVYSEFKEHVMAARGMNENELEKIAQGRVWLGSEAKNINLVDEIGTLEDCIKAMANDLRLDKYKVKIVELTQTLKETLADIKMPFVSEEIREKIEFLQGNMNQILYYENDFEL, from the coding sequence ATGTTTATTTTGAAAATGCTGTTAGAAATAGTAATAATGCTTATTTTGTGTGTAATTTTAAATTTAATTTTTATAAAGAAAATTCTTAGAGTAAAAAATAAGAAGAAATTGCCTTTAAAAAAGGTAAAAACTGTTGTATTTGATGTGAAAAAATTAAAGGAAGATGTGGCTATGTCGGCATTAAAAGGGAAAGAGAAATTATCGTATTATCAAATATTACAAGGATTAAATAATCTTTTGGAAGATAAAAATATAAAAAAAGTGATTATTGATGTGGATAAGTTAAATTTAACACTTTCACAACTGGAAGAAGTTTCTAAAGTTTTTGATAAGATTAGGAAAAATAAGGAAGTAGTGGCAATAGGAACGCTTTTTGAGGAAAGTCGATATAGAGAGGCTATGCTTGCGGATAAAATTTTTATGTTTGACACAAGGCAGTCAACTATGATTTTTAGGGGATATTTGCATAAGGAATTTTATTTGAAGTCGTTTCTGGAAAAGTTTGGGATAAGAATGAATGTGCTTCATATTGGTGATTACAAGGTGGCTGGAGAAAAATTTAGCCATAACCAAATGTCGGAAGAGAAAAAGGAATCAATTAAAAATATAAAGGATAAAGTTTTTGAAGATTTTTTGGAACTGGTAAAAAGTAAAAGAGGAGTTGACATTGAAAATGAGATATTGAGTGGAAATCTGATTTTTGCTGGGGCGAAAAAGGCTTTGGAATATAAATTGATTGATGGTGTTGCTGATTATGATGAAATTGGGATAAATTACAAGGAAGATACTGTTTCGATTGAAGAATACATAGGAATGTTGAAAGAAAAAAAGGAAAAAGCAAAAGATACGATTGCAGTAGTGAATCTTGAAGGTGTTATTGATGTGAAAAATCCTAACAAAAATATTACTTATGAAAATGTATGTGAAAAACTTGAGGAATTAAAAGAAATAAAAAATTTGAAAGGGCTCGTATTAAGAATAAATTCACCTGGTGGAAGTGCTTTAGTTTCTGAAAAAATATACAAGAAATTAAAAAAATTGACTGTGCCAATATATGTTTCAATGGGAGATGTCTGTGCAAGCGGTGGTTATTACATTGCCACAACTGGAAAAAAATTATTTGCAAATAACTTTACTTTGACAGGCTCAATCGGTGTTGTTATGATGTATCCTGAAGTTGCAGGAACAATGAAAAAGTTAGATGTTAATTTGGAAGGATTTGGAAAGGGTGTTGGCTTTGATATGCTGAATCCATTTGAAGAATTAGGAAATGATTCAAGAGAGAAATTAATCTATAATATGAATGAAGTTTACAGCGAGTTTAAAGAACACGTAATGGCAGCTAGAGGAATGAATGAAAATGAGCTTGAGAAAATTGCACAGGGAAGAGTGTGGCTTGGAAGCGAAGCCAAAAATATCAATTTAGTTGATGAAATTGGAACTCTTGAAGATTGTATAAAAGCAATGGCAAATGATTTGAGGCTGGACAAATATAAAGTGAAAATTGTGGAATTGACGCAGACTTTGAAGGAAACTTTGGCAGATATAAAAATGCCGTTTGTGTCTGAAGAAATTAGGGAAAAGATTGAATTTTTGCAAGGGAATATGAATCAGATTCTGTATTATGAAAATGATTTTGAACTTTGA